In a single window of the Mycobacteriales bacterium genome:
- a CDS encoding HD-GYP domain-containing protein — MQRAVVTAVAGALLGAVVVLAVVLLAAPPASLLAVAVFAGLAVAAELLGEEVYGSTTVSLSAVPVLAALAAGEPVAAVVAAGAAGLATTAAARSRRAEQYVFNTAALVVAAGVAAVPFALLPWSSLPALGVAGLASGLGYFAVDNGLVALVVGLDQRRTPAEVFRTDLSWSLPHFAAYGVLAAALGYAWTTAGLWGLVAFLVPPLLVRVGQQQYLRQTRDSVVRLQALAEDLAAAKAVADAAAAELADRHRSTAAALAGAIDARDSTTGGHVERVAALGQALLEEVDPALAADPQLAFGFLLHDVGKIGVPDAVLQKQGPLDEAERAVMDRHPDIGFRIVSEAGFSPVVAELVLTHHERWDGLGYPRGLVGEQIPVQARLFSVADALDAMTSDRPYRQGLSLTAALDELDRHAGTQFDPAAVDALRRLDPDLLRHLLRLEQRRTVISLV, encoded by the coding sequence ATGCAGCGCGCTGTCGTCACCGCCGTCGCAGGCGCTCTGCTCGGCGCCGTCGTCGTGCTGGCCGTCGTGCTGCTGGCCGCCCCGCCCGCCTCCCTGCTGGCCGTCGCCGTCTTCGCCGGTCTCGCGGTCGCGGCCGAGCTGCTCGGCGAAGAGGTCTACGGCTCGACGACGGTCTCGCTGTCGGCCGTGCCGGTGCTGGCGGCGCTGGCCGCGGGCGAGCCGGTCGCCGCTGTCGTCGCCGCCGGGGCCGCCGGACTGGCCACGACCGCGGCCGCGCGCAGCCGGCGGGCCGAGCAGTACGTCTTCAACACCGCCGCGCTCGTCGTCGCCGCCGGGGTCGCCGCGGTCCCCTTCGCGCTGCTCCCGTGGTCGTCCCTGCCCGCGCTCGGGGTCGCGGGGCTGGCGAGCGGCCTGGGCTACTTCGCGGTCGACAACGGGCTCGTCGCGCTGGTGGTCGGCCTCGACCAGCGACGCACGCCCGCGGAGGTCTTCCGCACGGACCTGTCGTGGTCGCTTCCCCACTTCGCGGCGTACGGCGTGCTGGCGGCCGCGCTCGGCTACGCCTGGACGACCGCGGGGCTGTGGGGGCTGGTCGCGTTCCTGGTGCCGCCGCTGCTCGTGCGGGTCGGCCAGCAGCAGTACCTCCGCCAGACCCGCGACTCCGTCGTGCGGCTGCAGGCGCTCGCCGAGGACCTCGCGGCCGCGAAGGCCGTCGCCGACGCCGCGGCCGCCGAGCTCGCCGACCGGCACCGGTCGACCGCCGCCGCGCTGGCCGGGGCGATCGACGCCCGCGACTCCACCACCGGCGGCCACGTCGAGCGGGTCGCCGCCCTCGGTCAGGCGCTGCTCGAGGAGGTCGACCCGGCGCTGGCCGCCGACCCGCAGCTGGCCTTCGGGTTCTTGCTGCACGACGTCGGCAAGATCGGCGTCCCCGACGCGGTCCTGCAGAAGCAGGGTCCCCTCGACGAGGCCGAGCGCGCGGTCATGGACCGCCACCCCGACATCGGCTTCCGGATCGTCAGCGAGGCGGGCTTCTCCCCCGTCGTCGCCGAGCTGGTCCTCACCCACCACGAGCGGTGGGACGGCCTGGGCTACCCGCGCGGCCTCGTCGGCGAGCAGATCCCGGTGCAGGCCCGGCTGTTCTCGGTCGCCGACGCGCTCGACGCGATGACCTCGGACCGGCCCTACCGCCAGGGGCTGTCGCTGACCGCAGCGCTGGACGAGCTCGACCGCCACGCGGGCACGCAGTTCGACCCCGCGGCCGTCGACGCGCTGCGCCGGCTCGACCCGGACCTGCTGCGCCACCTGCTGCGCCTCGAGCAGCGCCGCACCGTCATCTCGCTCGTCTGA
- the ruvC gene encoding crossover junction endodeoxyribonuclease RuvC produces the protein MRVLGVDPGLTRCGLGVVEGAPGRATLVAVGVARTPADAELGARLVALEEEVERWLDLHRPDAVAVERVFAQHNVRTVMGTAQAGAVAITCAARRGLPVALHTPSEVKAAVTGSGRADKAQVGAMVTRLLRLDAPPKPADAADALALAICHLWRGAQQQRLATALAGARTGVRR, from the coding sequence GTGCGGGTGCTGGGGGTCGACCCGGGGCTGACGCGGTGCGGGCTCGGCGTGGTCGAGGGCGCGCCCGGGCGGGCCACCCTGGTCGCCGTGGGTGTGGCGCGCACACCGGCCGACGCAGAGCTGGGCGCGCGGTTGGTCGCGCTCGAGGAGGAGGTCGAGCGCTGGCTCGACCTGCACCGTCCCGACGCGGTGGCCGTCGAGCGGGTCTTCGCGCAGCACAACGTCCGCACCGTGATGGGCACCGCGCAGGCCGGCGCCGTCGCCATCACCTGCGCGGCCCGCCGCGGCCTGCCCGTCGCGCTGCACACCCCGAGCGAGGTCAAGGCCGCCGTCACCGGCTCCGGCCGCGCCGACAAGGCCCAGGTCGGCGCGATGGTCACCCGGCTGCTGCGCCTCGACGCGCCCCCCAAGCCCGCCGACGCCGCTGACGCCCTCGCCCTCGCGATCTGCCACCTGTGGCGCGGGGCCCAGCAGCAGCGGCTCGCCACAGCGCTGGCCGGAGCACGGACAGGAGTACGCCGGTGA
- the ruvA gene encoding Holliday junction branch migration protein RuvA — protein MIASVEGVVTALTPDGLVVRVGGVGLALHTTPGTKARARVGEQVAFATSLVVREDSLTLYGFGEDDERLVFEMLQSASGIGPRVAQAVLSVHAPDAVRRALLTEDLAALCLVPGIGKKGAQRMVLELKDKAAALGVLDDTPAPVAAGLPAWQATLGAALGGLGFTTAQVDDAVARLAESRPDATDADVPVLLKEALAMLGRAR, from the coding sequence GTGATCGCGTCCGTCGAGGGGGTCGTGACTGCCCTGACCCCGGACGGCCTCGTGGTGCGGGTCGGCGGGGTGGGGCTCGCGCTCCACACGACGCCGGGCACGAAGGCGCGCGCCCGCGTGGGCGAGCAGGTGGCCTTCGCCACCAGCCTCGTCGTGCGCGAGGACAGCCTGACCCTCTACGGCTTCGGCGAGGACGACGAGCGGCTCGTCTTCGAGATGCTGCAGTCCGCGAGCGGTATCGGGCCGAGAGTCGCGCAGGCCGTGCTGTCGGTGCACGCCCCCGACGCGGTCCGCCGCGCGCTGCTCACGGAGGACCTCGCCGCGTTGTGCCTCGTGCCCGGCATCGGCAAGAAGGGCGCCCAGCGGATGGTGCTCGAGCTCAAGGACAAGGCCGCCGCCCTCGGGGTCCTCGACGACACGCCCGCGCCCGTCGCGGCCGGGCTGCCCGCCTGGCAGGCGACGCTCGGGGCCGCGCTCGGCGGCCTGGGCTTCACCACCGCGCAGGTCGACGACGCCGTCGCCCGGCTGGCAGAGTCGCGACCGGACGCCACCGACGCCGACGTCCCGGTGCTGCTCAAGGAGGCCCTCGCGATGCTCGGACGCGCCCGGTGA
- the ruvB gene encoding Holliday junction branch migration DNA helicase RuvB: protein MTLPEQPLDEEEQRVEAALRPRRLDEFVGQERVREQLTLVLESAKRRGRPPDHVLLSGAPGLGKTSLAMIIAQELGTPIRITSGPALERAGDLAALVSSLTEGEVLFIDEIHRIARPAEELLYVAMEDFRVDVVVGKGPGATAIPLEVAPFTLVGATTRSGLLTGPLRDRFGFTAHMEPYSPAELEQVLTRSAGLLGVDLRPDGAVEVAGRSRGTPRIANRLLRRVRDYAEVRADGVVTRAIARDALAVYDVDELGLDRLDRAVLEALVHRFGGGPVGLSTLAVAVSEEAETVEEVAEPFLVRSGLVLRTPRGRVATPAAWTHLGLRPPGPVGGVDVLPLDLGDGLDSAG from the coding sequence GTGACCCTGCCCGAGCAGCCGCTCGACGAGGAGGAGCAGCGGGTCGAGGCCGCGCTGCGGCCGCGCCGGCTGGACGAGTTCGTCGGGCAGGAGCGGGTCCGCGAGCAGCTCACCCTCGTGCTGGAGAGCGCCAAGCGCCGTGGCCGGCCGCCGGACCACGTGCTGCTCTCCGGCGCGCCCGGGCTCGGCAAGACCAGCCTCGCGATGATCATCGCGCAGGAGCTCGGCACCCCGATCCGCATCACCAGCGGCCCCGCGCTCGAGCGGGCCGGCGACCTCGCGGCCCTCGTCAGCAGCCTCACCGAGGGCGAGGTGCTGTTCATCGACGAGATCCACCGCATCGCCCGGCCCGCGGAGGAGCTGCTCTACGTCGCGATGGAGGACTTCCGCGTCGACGTGGTCGTCGGCAAGGGTCCGGGGGCGACCGCGATCCCGCTCGAGGTGGCGCCGTTCACCCTCGTCGGGGCCACGACCCGCTCGGGCCTGTTGACCGGCCCGCTGCGCGACCGCTTCGGCTTCACCGCCCACATGGAGCCCTACAGCCCGGCCGAGCTCGAGCAGGTCCTGACCCGCTCCGCCGGTTTGCTCGGGGTCGACCTGCGCCCCGACGGGGCCGTCGAGGTCGCGGGCCGCTCGCGCGGCACGCCGCGCATCGCCAACCGGCTGCTGCGCCGGGTCCGCGACTACGCCGAGGTGCGCGCCGACGGTGTCGTCACCCGCGCGATCGCCCGCGACGCGCTGGCGGTCTACGACGTCGACGAGCTCGGCCTCGACCGGCTCGACCGCGCGGTGCTGGAGGCCCTCGTCCACCGCTTCGGCGGCGGCCCGGTCGGGCTGTCCACGCTCGCCGTCGCGGTCTCCGAGGAGGCCGAGACCGTCGAGGAGGTCGCCGAGCCCTTCCTCGTGCGCTCCGGGCTGGTGCTCCGCACCCCCCGCGGCCGGGTCGCCACGCCGGCGGCCTGGACCCACCTCGGGCTGCGCCCGCCGGGCCCCGTCGGGGGCGTCGACGTGCTGCCGCTCGACCTCGGTGACGGGCTCGACAGCGCCGGCTGA
- the secD gene encoding protein translocase subunit SecD, with product MARSGPASRNQLHVGRYFGALAALFAIMYSVVWFGGDDGPLTPKLGLDLRGGASVVLQVQQEQGDTPPTQAQLDTAIEIIQRRVNGLGVAEAEVVTQGSNIVVSVPGGTRESLRALTVTAQLRFREVLNQAAGSPQPIPTAVPTTVPTGSPAPTASAPAVNPAPSATSNGRAVPPALLGVAAPTPTPTATATSAASPAATPSGAASPTPTASGGPAYTGPKSGDVYTPQAFEALDCSVPGAREGGSLDKPEQQIIACSDDGAVKYQLDAAAVIGTDVKGATASLDQFGTGWQIVVSFTGEGQKKFTDLTVKTTGKNVAIVLDGLVLSAPTINERIDGDAQITGDFNRKSSAELANTLKYGALPLSFTTGQVEVVSATLGDDQLSAGLIAGGIGIAVVIVYAILYYRILGLVTIFGLGVAGSLVYGSVTILGDQIGFALSLAGIAGFIVAVGITADSFIVYFERLKDEVREGRSPRSAADRAWVRARRTILSANSVSFLSAITLYFLSVGSVRGFAFTLGLSTLIDVVVVFLFTRPLVSFLSRYPWFTNEKLSGLARPRGAVDPTPGKPGPTAPQEA from the coding sequence GTGGCACGTTCAGGTCCAGCGTCGCGCAACCAGCTGCACGTCGGCAGGTACTTCGGTGCCCTCGCGGCGCTGTTCGCGATCATGTACTCCGTCGTCTGGTTCGGTGGCGACGACGGTCCGCTCACCCCGAAGCTCGGCCTCGACCTGCGCGGTGGCGCGAGCGTCGTGCTACAGGTACAGCAGGAGCAGGGCGACACGCCGCCGACCCAGGCGCAGCTCGACACGGCCATCGAGATCATCCAGCGCCGCGTCAACGGCCTGGGTGTCGCCGAGGCCGAGGTCGTCACGCAGGGCAGCAACATCGTCGTGTCGGTGCCGGGCGGCACCCGGGAGTCGCTGCGGGCCCTCACCGTGACGGCGCAGCTGCGCTTCCGCGAGGTCCTCAACCAGGCGGCCGGCAGCCCGCAGCCGATCCCGACGGCCGTGCCCACGACCGTGCCGACCGGCAGCCCGGCTCCGACTGCCAGCGCGCCGGCCGTCAACCCGGCACCGAGCGCCACGAGCAACGGCCGCGCCGTCCCGCCGGCCCTGCTCGGCGTCGCCGCGCCGACCCCCACTCCCACCGCGACGGCGACCTCCGCGGCCAGCCCGGCCGCTACCCCGAGCGGCGCGGCCAGCCCGACGCCGACCGCCTCCGGCGGGCCCGCCTACACCGGGCCGAAGTCCGGCGACGTCTACACCCCGCAGGCCTTCGAGGCGCTCGACTGCAGCGTCCCCGGCGCCCGCGAGGGCGGTTCGCTCGACAAGCCCGAGCAGCAGATCATCGCCTGCTCCGACGACGGCGCCGTGAAGTACCAGCTCGACGCCGCCGCGGTCATCGGCACCGACGTCAAGGGCGCGACCGCGAGCCTCGACCAGTTCGGCACCGGTTGGCAGATCGTCGTGAGCTTCACCGGTGAGGGCCAGAAGAAGTTCACCGACCTCACGGTGAAGACGACCGGCAAGAACGTCGCGATCGTGCTCGACGGCCTGGTGCTCTCGGCCCCGACGATCAACGAGCGCATCGACGGCGACGCCCAGATCACCGGCGACTTCAACCGCAAGTCCTCGGCCGAGCTCGCCAACACCCTCAAGTACGGCGCCCTGCCGCTGTCGTTCACGACCGGCCAGGTCGAGGTCGTCTCGGCCACCCTCGGCGACGACCAGCTCAGCGCCGGGCTCATCGCCGGCGGCATCGGGATCGCGGTCGTGATCGTCTACGCGATCCTCTACTACCGCATCCTCGGGCTCGTCACGATCTTCGGGCTCGGCGTCGCCGGATCGTTGGTCTACGGGTCCGTCACGATCCTCGGCGACCAGATCGGCTTCGCGCTGTCGCTCGCCGGCATCGCCGGCTTCATCGTGGCCGTGGGCATCACCGCCGACTCCTTCATCGTCTACTTCGAACGACTGAAGGACGAGGTGAGAGAGGGGAGAAGCCCACGCAGTGCCGCCGACCGCGCGTGGGTCCGGGCCAGGCGCACGATCCTGTCCGCCAACTCGGTCAGCTTCCTGTCCGCCATCACGCTGTACTTCCTGTCGGTCGGCTCGGTCCGCGGCTTCGCGTTCACCCTCGGCCTGTCGACCCTGATCGACGTCGTCGTGGTGTTCCTGTTCACCCGGCCGCTGGTGTCGTTCCTGTCGCGCTACCCGTGGTTCACGAACGAGAAGCTGTCCGGTCTCGCGCGTCCGCGCGGTGCAGTCGACCCCACGCCGGGCAAGCCCGGTCCCACCGCTCCCCAGGAGGCCTGA
- the secF gene encoding protein translocase subunit SecF has translation MGIGSRLYRGETEFQIIGKRKRFYAIAITLVAISFASMIFRGFNLGVEFKGGAVFQWPSNSSSVEDARALFEDLQLEEVIVQTVGRSNGEEDLKVQTPPITDKQIDDVIVAITERFPEVQESQIISSNVGPAWGEQVTNKAIQGLVAFLVLVMIYISIRFEPKMAFASIVGLLHDLVLAAGIYSLTGFVVTPATIIALLTILGFSLYDAVVVFDKVEENTRGIAGGSSTTYTEAAELALNQTFMRSVNTTLIALLPVSGLLFVGAFLLGAGTLKDLALALFVGMAAGAYSSIFLCTPLFVELKEREDAYIKLTQRVLARRSGQVSKAGGRFAQRAAARAAGQPLPPDEDLAAGDGPTATAVVTPATAQPAAGTRRPPQAKSKGGRPGQPSGKKKRKKR, from the coding sequence ATGGGCATCGGCAGCAGGCTCTACCGCGGCGAGACCGAGTTCCAGATCATCGGCAAGCGCAAGCGGTTCTACGCCATCGCCATCACCCTGGTCGCCATCAGCTTCGCGAGCATGATCTTCCGCGGCTTCAACCTGGGTGTGGAGTTCAAGGGCGGGGCGGTGTTCCAGTGGCCGTCCAACAGCTCCTCGGTCGAGGACGCCCGCGCGCTGTTCGAGGACCTCCAGCTCGAGGAGGTCATCGTCCAGACCGTCGGGCGCTCCAACGGCGAGGAGGACCTCAAGGTCCAGACCCCGCCGATCACCGACAAGCAGATCGACGACGTCATCGTCGCCATCACCGAGCGGTTCCCGGAGGTCCAGGAGTCGCAGATCATCTCGTCCAACGTCGGGCCCGCCTGGGGAGAGCAGGTCACCAACAAGGCGATCCAGGGCCTGGTCGCCTTCCTCGTCCTGGTGATGATCTACATCTCGATCCGGTTCGAGCCCAAGATGGCCTTCGCGTCGATCGTCGGGCTGCTGCACGACCTCGTCCTGGCCGCCGGCATCTACTCCCTCACCGGCTTCGTCGTCACCCCAGCGACGATCATCGCGCTGCTCACCATCCTGGGCTTCTCGCTGTACGACGCGGTGGTGGTCTTCGACAAGGTCGAGGAGAACACCCGCGGGATCGCCGGCGGCAGCTCGACGACCTACACCGAGGCCGCCGAGCTCGCGCTCAACCAGACCTTCATGAGGTCGGTCAACACCACGCTGATCGCCCTGCTCCCGGTGTCCGGGTTGCTGTTCGTCGGGGCGTTCCTGCTCGGCGCCGGCACGCTCAAGGACCTCGCGCTCGCGCTGTTCGTCGGCATGGCTGCCGGCGCTTACTCCTCGATCTTCCTGTGCACCCCGCTGTTCGTGGAGCTCAAGGAGCGCGAGGACGCCTACATCAAGCTGACCCAGCGCGTCCTCGCCCGCCGCTCCGGCCAGGTGAGCAAGGCCGGCGGCCGCTTCGCGCAGCGCGCAGCGGCCCGCGCCGCCGGGCAGCCGCTCCCGCCCGACGAGGACCTCGCGGCCGGTGACGGCCCGACCGCCACTGCCGTCGTGACCCCCGCGACCGCCCAGCCCGCGGCCGGCACCCGGCGCCCGCCGCAGGCGAAGAGCAAGGGCGGCCGCCCCGGTCAGCCGAGCGGCAAGAAGAAGCGGAAGAAGCGCTAG
- a CDS encoding adenine phosphoribosyltransferase, protein MDLTALLRERVLDVPDFPTPGIVFKDISPVLADHDCFTAVVDAMVADHPVGSIDKVVGIEARGFLLAAPVAYHVGAGLVPCRKPGKLPRETHEVRYDLEYGTDALQVHRDAFAPGERVLVVDDVLATGGTAAAVVELVRRAGAVPVALSVLMELTFLPGRATVEAAHPGLPVHVLLPV, encoded by the coding sequence GTGGACCTGACGGCGCTGCTGCGGGAGCGGGTCCTCGACGTCCCTGACTTCCCGACCCCTGGCATCGTCTTCAAGGACATCTCGCCGGTCCTCGCCGACCACGACTGCTTCACCGCCGTCGTCGACGCGATGGTGGCCGACCACCCGGTCGGCAGCATCGACAAGGTCGTCGGCATCGAGGCCCGTGGCTTCCTGCTCGCAGCCCCCGTGGCCTACCACGTGGGGGCCGGGCTGGTCCCGTGCCGCAAGCCCGGCAAGCTGCCACGCGAGACCCACGAGGTCCGCTACGACCTGGAGTACGGCACCGACGCCCTGCAGGTCCACCGCGACGCCTTCGCGCCGGGGGAGCGGGTCCTCGTCGTGGACGACGTCCTCGCCACCGGCGGCACCGCGGCCGCGGTGGTCGAGCTCGTCCGCCGGGCCGGTGCGGTCCCGGTCGCGCTGTCGGTGCTCATGGAGCTGACCTTCCTGCCGGGCCGCGCGACCGTCGAGGCCGCCCACCCCGGCTTGCCGGTGCACGTCCTGCTGCCTGTCTGA
- a CDS encoding bifunctional (p)ppGpp synthetase/guanosine-3',5'-bis(diphosphate) 3'-pyrophosphohydrolase, which translates to MAGDVTPVASPPGDSTDEDALAAVSPQAQPRPADATAEPAPTGGSGVPLLDDDEDPDTGPPTGRRVRARLARLTRSGPGEVLPVLEPLVRTIRASHPKADVKVVQRAYEVAEQVHDGQRRKSGDPYITHPLAVTTILAELGMDTTTLVAALLHDTVEDTAYTLAQVEDDFGADVAHLVDGVTKIDKVKFGDAAKAETIRKMVVAMARDPRVLVIKLADRLHNMRTLRYMPQDKQERTARETLEILAPLAHRLGMNTIKWELEDLSFATLYPKRYDEIVRLVAERAPSRDTQLAEVVERVSTDLRAAKIKATVTGRPKHYYSIYQKMIVRERDFGDIYDLVGIRVLVDDVRDCYAALGTIHALWSPVPGRFKDYIAMPKFNMYQSLHTTVIGPEGKTVEMQIRTQEMHKRAEYGIAAHWKYKEGPVDSAPGAPSRGDEMAWLRQLLDWQREASDPDDFLDSLRFDLHSTEVFVFTPKGDVIALPAGSTPVDFAYSVHTEVGHRCIGARVNGRLVPLESTLEHGDVIEVFTSKAETAHPSQDWLQFVKSPRARNKIRQWFAKERREDSVEAGKDALTRAMRKAGLPLQRLLGGDGLLAVVKELRLADITALYAAVGSGEVSAQTVVHKVVQSLGGADGAAEDLAETAVPTPRKARTRTPGDPGIVVKDVSDVWVKLAKCCTPVPGDDVVGFVTRGRGVSVHRRDCVNADQLLAEPDRVVAVEWAPTAGSLFLVNIQVEALDRTRLLSDVTRMLSDAHVNILSATVTTTRDRVAVSRFSFEMADPKHLGHLLTQVRAVEGVYDAYRVTS; encoded by the coding sequence GTGGCAGGTGACGTCACCCCCGTCGCGAGCCCGCCCGGCGACAGCACCGACGAGGACGCCCTCGCCGCCGTGTCGCCGCAGGCACAGCCGCGCCCGGCCGACGCCACTGCCGAGCCTGCTCCGACGGGCGGTTCCGGCGTACCCCTGCTCGACGACGACGAGGACCCCGACACTGGTCCGCCGACCGGGCGCCGGGTCCGGGCTCGGCTGGCCCGGCTCACCCGCTCCGGGCCCGGCGAGGTCCTGCCGGTCCTCGAGCCGCTGGTCCGCACCATCCGCGCGTCGCACCCCAAAGCCGACGTCAAGGTCGTGCAGCGCGCCTACGAGGTCGCCGAGCAGGTCCACGACGGCCAGCGCCGCAAGAGCGGCGATCCCTACATCACCCACCCGCTCGCGGTCACGACCATCCTCGCCGAGCTCGGGATGGACACCACCACGCTGGTCGCCGCGCTGCTGCACGACACCGTCGAGGACACCGCCTACACCCTGGCCCAGGTCGAGGACGACTTCGGCGCCGACGTCGCGCACCTCGTCGACGGCGTCACCAAGATCGACAAGGTGAAGTTCGGCGACGCCGCGAAGGCCGAGACGATCCGCAAGATGGTGGTCGCGATGGCCCGCGACCCGCGGGTGCTCGTCATCAAGCTCGCGGACCGCCTGCACAACATGCGGACCCTGCGCTACATGCCGCAGGACAAGCAGGAGCGCACTGCCCGCGAGACCCTCGAGATCCTCGCTCCGCTCGCGCACCGCCTCGGCATGAACACCATCAAGTGGGAGCTTGAGGACCTGTCGTTCGCGACCCTCTACCCCAAGAGGTACGACGAGATCGTGCGCCTGGTCGCGGAGCGGGCGCCCTCGCGCGACACCCAGCTCGCGGAGGTCGTGGAGCGGGTGTCGACCGACCTGCGGGCCGCCAAGATCAAGGCGACCGTGACCGGGCGGCCCAAGCACTACTACTCGATCTACCAGAAGATGATCGTGCGGGAGCGCGACTTCGGCGACATCTACGACCTCGTCGGGATCCGGGTCCTCGTCGACGACGTGCGCGACTGCTACGCCGCGCTCGGCACCATCCACGCGCTGTGGTCGCCCGTGCCGGGGCGCTTCAAGGACTACATCGCGATGCCCAAGTTCAACATGTACCAGTCGCTGCACACGACGGTGATCGGCCCTGAGGGCAAGACCGTCGAGATGCAGATCCGCACCCAGGAGATGCACAAGCGCGCGGAGTACGGCATCGCGGCGCACTGGAAGTACAAGGAGGGGCCGGTCGACAGCGCCCCCGGCGCCCCCTCTCGCGGCGACGAGATGGCCTGGCTGCGCCAGCTGCTCGACTGGCAGCGCGAGGCCTCGGACCCCGACGACTTCCTCGACTCGCTGCGCTTCGACCTGCACTCCACCGAGGTCTTCGTCTTCACGCCCAAGGGCGACGTCATCGCGCTGCCCGCCGGCTCCACGCCGGTCGACTTCGCCTACTCGGTCCACACCGAGGTCGGTCACCGCTGCATCGGCGCCCGGGTCAACGGCCGGCTGGTGCCGCTCGAGTCGACCCTGGAGCACGGCGACGTCATCGAGGTCTTCACCTCGAAGGCCGAGACCGCCCACCCGTCGCAGGACTGGCTGCAGTTCGTCAAGAGCCCCCGGGCGCGCAACAAGATCCGGCAGTGGTTCGCCAAGGAGCGTCGCGAGGACTCCGTCGAGGCCGGCAAGGACGCGCTGACCCGCGCGATGCGCAAGGCGGGCCTGCCGCTGCAGCGGCTGCTCGGCGGTGACGGGCTGCTCGCGGTCGTCAAGGAGCTGCGGCTCGCCGACATCACCGCGCTCTACGCCGCCGTCGGCAGCGGTGAGGTGTCGGCGCAGACCGTCGTGCACAAGGTCGTGCAGTCCCTCGGGGGCGCCGACGGGGCCGCGGAGGACCTCGCCGAGACCGCTGTCCCGACCCCGCGCAAGGCGCGCACCCGCACCCCGGGCGACCCGGGCATCGTCGTCAAGGACGTCAGCGACGTCTGGGTCAAGCTCGCCAAGTGCTGCACGCCGGTGCCCGGCGACGACGTCGTCGGTTTCGTCACCCGCGGCCGCGGCGTCTCGGTCCACCGCCGCGACTGCGTCAACGCCGACCAGCTGCTCGCCGAGCCCGACCGCGTCGTGGCCGTCGAGTGGGCCCCGACCGCCGGCTCGCTGTTCCTCGTCAACATCCAGGTCGAGGCGCTCGACCGCACCCGGCTGCTGTCCGACGTCACCCGGATGCTCTCCGACGCGCACGTCAACATCCTGTCGGCGACGGTGACGACGACCCGCGACCGCGTCGCGGTCTCCCGCTTCTCCTTCGAGATGGCCGACCCGAAGCACCTCGGGCACCTGCTCACCCAGGTCCGCGCCGTCGAGGGCGTCTACGACGCCTACCGCGTCACCAGCTGA
- a CDS encoding PIN domain-containing protein, with protein sequence MIALDASVLVAHFSAGDEHHADATSVLDAGAAEGFLLHTMTLTEVLVGGARVGRAAQLLSDITAMGVAVAPRDDDEPLRLAELRVATGLKLPDCCVLDTAVTHGARLATFDRSLAEAARRIGVVVLN encoded by the coding sequence GTGATCGCTCTCGACGCCAGCGTGCTCGTCGCCCACTTCTCCGCCGGTGACGAGCACCATGCCGACGCAACCAGCGTGCTGGACGCAGGCGCGGCCGAGGGCTTCCTCCTGCACACGATGACCCTGACCGAGGTGCTCGTCGGCGGCGCGCGTGTCGGCCGCGCGGCACAGCTGCTCTCGGACATCACCGCCATGGGCGTGGCGGTGGCGCCGCGTGACGACGACGAGCCGCTTCGACTCGCGGAGCTCCGTGTCGCGACCGGCCTCAAGCTCCCCGACTGCTGCGTGCTCGACACGGCAGTGACGCACGGGGCGCGGCTCGCGACCTTCGACCGGTCGCTGGCCGAGGCTGCCCGACGGATCGGCGTGGTCGTCCTGAACTGA
- a CDS encoding peptidylprolyl isomerase, with amino-acid sequence MASSKRERELARMRAERQAARRAAAEARRKQRQTVIAAVIAIVVIGAGAAFAASSVLGGDDDTVASSNPTPTASPAANTATTCAYNKTGEPSGGKVLPALPPPTGVERVKTAVATMETNRGKVVLELNSKAAPCTSNNFRSLAHFGFFDATSCHRLTTEGIFVLQCGDPTGTGSGGPGYAFPDENLAGATYPAGTVAMANSGANTNGSQFFLVYKDTQLPPQYTPFGTITGGLDVLLKVAAGGSEPAGDGKPKTELKITKLRAKLKTA; translated from the coding sequence GTGGCCAGCAGCAAGCGCGAGCGCGAGCTCGCACGGATGCGCGCGGAGCGACAGGCGGCGCGACGTGCGGCAGCCGAGGCCCGCCGCAAGCAGCGCCAGACCGTCATCGCCGCCGTCATCGCGATCGTGGTGATCGGGGCCGGAGCGGCCTTCGCCGCGAGCAGCGTGCTGGGTGGCGACGACGACACGGTCGCGAGCTCGAACCCGACACCCACCGCGTCGCCCGCGGCCAACACCGCGACGACGTGCGCCTACAACAAGACCGGCGAGCCGTCGGGAGGCAAGGTGCTCCCGGCGCTGCCGCCCCCGACCGGGGTCGAGCGCGTCAAGACCGCCGTGGCGACGATGGAGACCAACCGAGGCAAGGTCGTCCTGGAGCTCAACTCCAAGGCCGCGCCGTGCACCTCCAACAACTTCCGCTCGCTGGCCCACTTCGGCTTCTTCGACGCCACGTCGTGCCACCGGCTCACGACCGAGGGCATCTTCGTCCTGCAGTGCGGCGACCCGACCGGCACCGGCAGCGGCGGCCCGGGCTACGCCTTCCCCGACGAGAACCTCGCCGGGGCGACCTACCCCGCGGGCACGGTCGCGATGGCCAACTCCGGCGCCAACACCAACGGCAGCCAGTTCTTCCTCGTCTACAAGGACACCCAGCTGCCGCCGCAGTACACCCCGTTCGGCACGATCACGGGTGGCCTCGACGTGCTGCTCAAGGTCGCGGCCGGTGGTTCGGAGCCCGCGGGTGACGGCAAGCCCAAGACCGAGCTGAAGATCACCAAGCTGCGGGCCAAGCTCAAGACCGCCTAG